One Nitrospirota bacterium DNA segment encodes these proteins:
- a CDS encoding biopolymer transporter ExbD, translating into MERELNQINVIPLVDVMLVLLVIVLTTATFITTGQIPVDLAKAKEAGDRKDVPLVLTLTADGRLFLNDQPVTQDGLKAVLAPHPRESLVVVRADRVTLLERFVQVVDEVRGLGFRQVSLEVERS; encoded by the coding sequence ATGGAGCGTGAGTTGAATCAGATCAACGTCATTCCCCTGGTGGACGTGATGCTCGTGCTGCTGGTCATCGTGTTGACGACCGCCACGTTCATCACGACCGGCCAGATCCCGGTGGATCTCGCCAAAGCGAAGGAAGCCGGGGACCGCAAGGACGTTCCGCTGGTGCTCACGCTTACCGCCGACGGGCGGCTGTTCCTGAACGACCAGCCGGTGACCCAGGACGGGTTGAAGGCCGTGCTCGCCCCGCATCCGCGCGAGTCCCTGGTCGTCGTCCGCGCCGATCGCGTGACCCTGCTGGAGCGGTTCGTCCAGGTCGTGGACGAGGTCCGGGGATTGGGCTTCCGGCAGGTGAGCCTGGAGGTCGAGCGCTCGTGA
- a CDS encoding TonB family protein — MSTVSLRHQGELQRYAGSWVVSVLLHGLAVGVAILLVSNLRLAPQPEPFRWEIAVVHEPAPAPAEAPPAPAQTKPPVQPVQPVEQVREVQTVVRQEVREIKPIVREVETVPVATQTAPSPQAIREIAQPPAQAQAESVATRETRQVVQETPVSATSVESATTSTTAQIVAKATSVEPMAPPRPLPDAAPPASVVREPKLQEIPVQSAPAVEQSSVKEVRVRAVPAPKADYGWLAQTLWSRVERFKRYPAAARANRVEGRVLLRAVIGDDGGLRSLDVLEGSGHEELDQAALEAVRRATPLQLPHELGRPQVVVQIPITYKLR; from the coding sequence GTGAGCACCGTCTCGCTCCGCCATCAGGGCGAACTGCAGCGGTACGCGGGGAGTTGGGTCGTCTCCGTTCTCCTGCACGGGCTGGCCGTCGGGGTCGCGATCCTGCTGGTGAGCAACCTGCGCCTTGCGCCGCAACCGGAGCCGTTCCGCTGGGAGATCGCGGTCGTCCATGAGCCGGCGCCCGCGCCCGCCGAGGCGCCCCCCGCTCCGGCACAGACCAAGCCGCCCGTGCAACCGGTGCAACCAGTGGAGCAGGTGCGGGAAGTTCAGACCGTCGTCCGGCAGGAGGTGCGCGAAATCAAACCGATCGTGCGCGAGGTCGAGACGGTGCCGGTGGCGACCCAAACGGCGCCATCTCCCCAGGCCATTCGAGAGATTGCCCAGCCCCCGGCCCAAGCCCAAGCCGAGTCGGTGGCGACCCGTGAGACGCGCCAGGTCGTTCAGGAAACACCCGTCTCCGCCACGTCCGTCGAATCCGCAACGACCTCGACAACCGCACAGATCGTCGCCAAGGCAACCAGCGTCGAGCCGATGGCGCCGCCGCGCCCTCTCCCCGATGCGGCTCCCCCCGCCTCTGTCGTCCGGGAACCCAAGCTCCAAGAGATTCCCGTGCAATCAGCCCCGGCCGTCGAGCAGTCTTCCGTCAAAGAGGTGCGGGTGCGCGCGGTCCCTGCGCCGAAGGCTGACTATGGGTGGCTGGCCCAGACGCTTTGGAGCCGGGTCGAACGGTTCAAACGGTATCCGGCCGCGGCGCGGGCCAACCGAGTGGAAGGGCGCGTGCTCCTGCGGGCGGTGATCGGAGACGATGGAGGGCTCAGGTCCCTAGACGTCCTGGAAGGCTCGGGGCACGAGGAGTTGGACCAGGCAGCGCTGGAAGCCGTGCGTCGCGCGACGCCGCTCCAGCTTCCGCACGAGCTGGGCCGCCCCCAGGTCGTCGTTCAGATCCCGATCACGTACAAATTGCGGTAG
- a CDS encoding iron ABC transporter permease translates to MGVAVRQSFPSSLSVIAVAVAGLICLPVLLVTYLALSTDRSVWGRLWITRIPELLANTGSLALSVAAGTFLLGVSLAWLVVRYDFPGRRTWEWALALPLAMPTYVLAYVYSYLLGSGGPFPLFPPHSFAGVTLVMTLDTFPFVYLLTRAALLNFNVSFEEVARVCGTSRVRVWLRVTLPLLRPAIVAGLSLVILYVVSDFGAVSLLRYQTFTYAVYQQVTGRYDHAAASILSLLLVLSALIFLLAERWFRQRSRFYQTTGRYRASQRKRCRLLGTILVTGYLALVLGVSFGAPAWLLLRWSVGAVAEGALDSRFLGFVWNSVLLSGLAATAAVVIGTPLAYLATRWPSRLNQLCFQAAYVGYVLPGPVGALALLLLFSHLAPFWYGTALVLIIAYIVHFLPAGLQTMEPALQQVTPNLEEASRSLGFGTLRTLWRVTLPLVRGGFVAAWVLMFLQCMKELPATLLLRPVGFDTLAVRVWLEASEEYYQLAAPSALLIVVMTLPALLLLVSKDWRAA, encoded by the coding sequence ATGGGCGTCGCGGTTCGACAGTCGTTCCCTTCGTCGCTCTCGGTCATCGCGGTGGCGGTCGCCGGCCTGATCTGCCTGCCGGTCCTCCTCGTCACCTACCTGGCCCTGTCCACCGACCGCTCCGTATGGGGCCGGCTCTGGATCACCCGCATCCCCGAGCTCCTCGCCAATACCGGCTCGCTGGCGCTGAGCGTGGCAGCCGGCACGTTCCTGTTGGGGGTGTCCCTCGCCTGGCTCGTCGTCCGGTACGACTTCCCCGGCCGTCGCACCTGGGAATGGGCGCTGGCGCTGCCCCTCGCCATGCCCACCTACGTTCTGGCCTACGTGTACAGCTACCTGTTGGGGTCCGGCGGCCCCTTCCCCCTCTTCCCCCCGCACAGCTTCGCCGGCGTCACCCTGGTCATGACCCTGGACACCTTCCCGTTCGTCTACCTGCTCACGAGGGCCGCCCTGCTCAACTTCAACGTGTCGTTCGAGGAGGTCGCGCGGGTGTGCGGCACGTCGCGCGTTCGCGTGTGGCTGCGGGTGACCCTGCCGTTGCTGCGCCCGGCCATCGTGGCCGGCCTCTCGCTCGTGATCCTCTACGTCGTGTCCGACTTCGGCGCCGTCTCGCTCCTGCGCTACCAGACGTTCACCTACGCGGTCTACCAGCAGGTGACGGGCCGGTACGACCACGCCGCGGCGTCGATCCTGAGCCTCCTGCTGGTGCTGTCCGCCCTGATCTTCCTGCTCGCCGAGCGCTGGTTCCGGCAGCGCAGCCGGTTTTACCAGACGACCGGACGTTACCGCGCTTCCCAGAGGAAACGGTGCAGGCTGCTCGGCACGATCCTCGTGACCGGCTACCTGGCGCTCGTGCTCGGCGTCTCGTTCGGGGCGCCGGCTTGGTTGCTCCTGCGCTGGAGCGTCGGGGCGGTGGCGGAAGGCGCGCTGGACAGCCGGTTCCTCGGCTTCGTCTGGAACAGCGTGCTCCTGTCCGGTTTGGCAGCCACCGCGGCGGTGGTCATCGGGACCCCGCTCGCCTACCTGGCCACCCGCTGGCCGTCCCGGCTCAACCAGCTCTGCTTCCAGGCCGCCTACGTCGGGTACGTCCTGCCCGGCCCCGTCGGCGCCCTTGCCCTGCTCTTGCTGTTCTCCCACCTGGCGCCGTTCTGGTACGGCACGGCCCTGGTGCTGATCATCGCCTACATCGTCCACTTCCTCCCGGCCGGTTTGCAGACGATGGAGCCGGCGCTTCAGCAGGTCACGCCGAACCTGGAGGAGGCGTCGCGGAGCCTGGGCTTCGGCACCCTGCGGACCCTGTGGAGGGTCACGTTGCCGCTCGTGCGCGGCGGCTTCGTCGCCGCCTGGGTCCTGATGTTCCTGCAGTGCATGAAGGAGCTGCCCGCCACGCTGCTTCTGCGCCCCGTGGGTTTCGACACCCTGGCCGTTCGGGTCTGGCTGGAAGCCAGCGAAGAGTACTATCAGCTCGCCGCCCCGTCGGCCCTCTTGATCGTGGTGATGACGTTGCCGGCCCTGCTGTTGCTGGTCTCGAAGGACTGGCGGGCGGCGTGA
- the bfr gene encoding bacterioferritin — protein sequence MKAKEGVLDFLQKVVTLELTAVHHYLLHAAMCENWGYERLHQELHERTNEECAHVSKVIDHMLYLEGAPDVQKLGAVHSGESVPDLFNADLKLEQEDVKLLREAITHCAKAGDYTTRHLLEDMVVDSEEHIDWFETQLRTIKQVGLENYLSEQIKKGGS from the coding sequence ATGAAAGCCAAAGAGGGCGTGCTTGATTTCTTGCAGAAGGTGGTCACGCTTGAGCTGACGGCGGTCCATCACTATCTCTTGCACGCGGCGATGTGTGAGAACTGGGGCTATGAACGATTGCATCAAGAGCTTCATGAGCGCACGAATGAGGAGTGCGCCCATGTGTCCAAAGTGATTGACCACATGCTCTATCTGGAAGGTGCTCCGGACGTGCAGAAGCTCGGTGCGGTCCATTCCGGGGAAAGCGTGCCGGACTTGTTCAACGCCGATCTGAAGCTTGAGCAGGAGGACGTAAAGCTCTTGCGAGAGGCCATCACGCACTGTGCAAAGGCCGGCGATTACACGACCCGCCATCTCTTGGAGGATATGGTGGTGGATTCTGAAGAACACATTGACTGGTTTGAAACGCAACTGCGAACGATCAAGCAGGTCGGGCTGGAAAACTACCTGAGCGAGCAGATCAAGAAGGGTGGCTCGTAG
- a CDS encoding ABC transporter ATP-binding protein → MSIGQRQRADPVLTARLSDERDRPVVVELRRVSCAYEKGRVAIADVTFSVRAGEILCLLGPSGCGKTTTLRAIAGFERVTDGEVYLEGRLVSSPHLLVPPEDRRVGMVFQEYALFPHLRVADNIAFGLQSLPARERSEQVQAMLALTGLAGLDRRYPHELSGGQQQRVALARALAQKPVVLLLDEPFSNLDPDMTGKMREDLHELLTRTGTTAILVTHDHEEAFAMADRVAVLSHGRLEQFDTPEAIYHTPATPFVADFVGQADFIPGLVENGKVLTEIGEFPNQVGYRGGAKVVVMIRPDDVHIAPSPHCTARILARQFRGSENLYTIGLPSGHVLHSSETSTSVYPVGTPVEVQVLATHTVLFEEGSSSFPA, encoded by the coding sequence ATGTCCATCGGGCAACGCCAGCGCGCCGATCCGGTCCTGACCGCACGCCTGTCCGACGAGCGGGACCGCCCGGTCGTCGTGGAGCTCCGCCGCGTCTCCTGCGCCTACGAGAAGGGGCGCGTCGCGATCGCCGACGTGACCTTCTCCGTGCGGGCCGGGGAGATCCTCTGCTTGCTGGGCCCCTCCGGCTGCGGAAAGACCACCACGCTGCGCGCGATCGCCGGGTTCGAGCGGGTGACGGACGGCGAAGTCTACCTGGAGGGCCGGTTGGTCTCCTCCCCGCATCTCCTGGTCCCGCCCGAGGATCGTCGCGTGGGGATGGTCTTCCAGGAGTACGCCCTCTTCCCCCACCTTCGCGTGGCGGACAACATCGCCTTCGGGCTCCAGTCACTGCCCGCCCGGGAGCGGAGCGAGCAGGTCCAGGCGATGCTGGCTCTGACCGGCCTGGCCGGCCTGGATCGCCGCTACCCCCATGAGCTGTCCGGGGGTCAGCAACAACGGGTCGCGCTCGCCCGGGCCCTGGCGCAGAAGCCCGTGGTCCTGCTGCTGGACGAGCCGTTCAGCAACCTGGACCCGGACATGACGGGCAAGATGAGGGAGGACCTGCACGAGCTGCTGACCCGCACCGGAACCACCGCGATCCTGGTCACGCACGATCACGAGGAGGCCTTCGCGATGGCCGACCGGGTGGCCGTTCTGAGCCACGGCCGCCTCGAGCAGTTCGACACGCCGGAAGCCATCTATCACACGCCGGCCACCCCGTTCGTGGCGGATTTCGTCGGGCAGGCGGACTTCATCCCCGGCCTCGTGGAGAACGGGAAGGTGCTGACCGAGATCGGCGAATTCCCCAACCAGGTCGGCTACCGGGGCGGAGCCAAGGTCGTGGTGATGATCCGTCCGGACGACGTCCACATCGCTCCGTCCCCGCACTGCACCGCACGGATTCTGGCCCGGCAGTTCCGCGGCTCGGAAAACCTCTATACGATCGGTCTCCCGTCCGGCCACGTCCTCCACAGCAGCGAAACCTCCACCAGCGTCTATCCCGTCGGAACGCCGGTGGAGGTTCAAGTCCTGGCCACCCACACCGTGCTGTTCGAGGAGGGTTCGAGTTCCTTCCCGGCCTGA
- a CDS encoding redoxin domain-containing protein: MQQIGDKAPRFRVPALIQGAMTYIDSALFQGRWVALCFPPSLGLIESVFLDRQSEAFSKADATLLATIPDTPTLLSSWCSQFGKLRVPLLADPLGRLRRSYGMARTSRAARCQTFLIDPAGLFRFHLVHDLNGRGMAAILEIVGASQRPDTRCSVGSRHRSAGLSSQAQTPVLATQPSAHRGDR, translated from the coding sequence ATGCAACAGATCGGCGACAAAGCGCCTCGATTCCGGGTTCCGGCACTGATCCAGGGAGCCATGACCTACATTGACTCCGCTCTCTTCCAGGGCCGATGGGTAGCCTTGTGCTTCCCTCCCTCGCTGGGCTTGATCGAGAGCGTGTTTCTGGATCGGCAATCCGAGGCCTTTTCCAAGGCGGACGCGACCCTTCTCGCGACGATCCCCGACACCCCCACGCTGCTCAGTTCCTGGTGCAGCCAGTTCGGGAAGCTTCGCGTCCCCCTGCTGGCCGATCCCTTGGGGCGGCTCCGTCGCAGCTACGGAATGGCGCGGACGAGCAGGGCAGCCAGGTGTCAGACGTTCCTGATCGATCCGGCCGGCCTCTTTCGGTTCCACCTGGTGCATGACCTCAATGGCCGGGGCATGGCCGCAATTCTGGAGATTGTCGGCGCGAGCCAACGCCCGGATACACGGTGCTCGGTAGGCAGCCGTCACCGATCCGCAGGACTGAGTAGCCAGGCTCAAACGCCGGTGCTCGCCACTCAACCCTCAGCCCACCGCGGTGATCGCTGA
- a CDS encoding FMN-binding protein has product MFSDLKTAPKAFALAVVIGLAPLPVQAAQKIWDDELRRYITEEEIAKWGEEFMTEEEALKLMLPKSERIKKETIRLTPEKKQVVESRIGWKFPEEEFEIYIGETGARVDGYAMVSNTIGKYKHMTYMVGTDNTGEVTNVELMVFRDARGSEVGRKRFNYQYEGKTVLDPLRLNKDIINISGATMSVRSMSAGVKRVLVLIDEMYLKPIGKGSDQVVARRQEKGFLDLIFGR; this is encoded by the coding sequence ATGTTCTCCGACCTGAAAACCGCCCCGAAAGCCTTCGCCCTCGCTGTGGTCATCGGCCTGGCGCCCCTACCGGTCCAGGCCGCCCAGAAGATCTGGGACGACGAGCTGCGCCGGTACATCACCGAGGAAGAAATCGCCAAATGGGGCGAGGAGTTCATGACCGAGGAGGAAGCCCTCAAGCTCATGCTGCCAAAGTCCGAGCGGATCAAGAAAGAGACCATCCGTCTGACTCCGGAGAAGAAGCAGGTGGTCGAATCCCGCATCGGCTGGAAGTTTCCCGAGGAAGAATTCGAGATCTACATCGGCGAGACCGGAGCTAGGGTTGACGGGTATGCAATGGTCAGCAACACGATCGGGAAGTACAAGCACATGACTTACATGGTCGGGACTGATAACACCGGCGAAGTCACGAACGTCGAGCTGATGGTGTTCCGGGACGCCCGCGGCAGCGAGGTCGGCCGGAAGCGGTTTAACTACCAGTATGAAGGAAAGACGGTCCTCGATCCCCTCCGGCTCAACAAGGACATCATCAACATTTCCGGCGCGACGATGTCGGTCCGGTCCATGAGCGCCGGGGTCAAGCGGGTGCTGGTTCTGATTGACGAGATGTACTTGAAGCCGATCGGCAAGGGCAGCGACCAGGTTGTGGCTCGGCGTCAAGAGAAGGGCTTCCTGGATCTGATCTTCGGACGCTGA
- a CDS encoding FAD:protein FMN transferase translates to MIRQFLPGVSWLLLGALLGCAHAPDQAPVVLKRAQMQMGTLVQITVVAPTERIAQEAATAGFQEIRRLEELLSTWIPASELSRVNAAAGREPVRVSPDTFLVLQRSLDIARLTEGGFNIAVGPAVEAWSVTERQKVPGDSELEALQPLLDVAQIRLDEGAGAVFLARAGMRVDVGGIGKGFAADRAVEAMKSAGATAGVVALSGDIKTFGRLPDGAPFLFGIQHPRRPGVLARVTLQDEAISTAGDYERYFERDGVRYHHILDPRTLKPARGCQSVTVVAAEGIMADGLDTGIFVMGPERGMELIERLPGVEGVIVDGEGRVLVSSGLKGRLVLDPDAP, encoded by the coding sequence ATGATCCGTCAATTCCTTCCAGGCGTTTCATGGCTGCTCCTCGGTGCTCTCCTGGGCTGTGCCCATGCCCCCGATCAGGCCCCGGTCGTGCTCAAGCGGGCGCAGATGCAGATGGGGACGCTCGTGCAGATCACCGTCGTCGCGCCCACGGAGCGGATCGCGCAGGAGGCGGCGACGGCCGGCTTTCAGGAGATTCGCCGTCTGGAAGAGCTGCTCAGCACGTGGATTCCGGCCAGCGAGCTCTCCCGGGTGAATGCCGCTGCCGGGAGGGAGCCGGTCCGGGTCAGCCCCGACACGTTCCTCGTGTTGCAGCGCTCGCTCGACATCGCCCGGCTGACGGAAGGGGGATTCAACATCGCCGTGGGACCGGCCGTGGAGGCCTGGAGCGTGACGGAGCGTCAAAAAGTGCCCGGCGATTCCGAGTTGGAGGCCCTGCAGCCCCTCCTGGACGTCGCCCAGATCCGACTGGATGAGGGGGCGGGAGCGGTGTTCCTGGCGCGCGCCGGGATGCGCGTTGACGTGGGCGGGATCGGCAAGGGCTTTGCGGCCGATCGGGCCGTGGAGGCGATGAAGTCAGCCGGGGCCACCGCCGGCGTCGTTGCCCTGTCCGGCGACATCAAGACGTTCGGCCGCCTGCCGGACGGAGCGCCGTTCCTCTTCGGCATCCAGCATCCGCGCCGCCCGGGCGTGCTGGCCAGGGTCACGCTCCAGGACGAGGCGATCTCGACCGCGGGAGATTATGAGCGGTATTTCGAGCGCGACGGGGTCCGCTACCACCATATCCTGGACCCGCGGACGCTCAAACCGGCCCGCGGCTGCCAGAGCGTGACCGTCGTCGCCGCCGAGGGCATCATGGCGGACGGGCTGGATACGGGCATTTTCGTGATGGGGCCGGAACGGGGCATGGAGCTGATCGAACGGCTGCCGGGAGTGGAGGGGGTGATCGTGGACGGCGAGGGACGGGTCCTCGTGTCGTCGGGCCTCAAGGGGCGTCTCGTCCTGGATCCGGACGCTCCGTGA
- a CDS encoding HD-GYP domain-containing protein — MPVKQPSRYQLDPATEDLLDRACQAASRSDMLLGLARVMAIKDPDLYHHGTRTARYAVLLGRAAGFSPDDLIDLWYAAVLHDLGKLAMPDEILYKRGPLTMDEYAVVQSHPRAGAELLEPFGFLQTAAIWIAHHHERWDGAGYPYGLRGPLIPLGSRVLAVADTFDALTSDRPYSPARDHESALRLLRLVAGSQLEPDLVETFVRLELQPVTSVPLTLANGLG, encoded by the coding sequence ATGCCAGTCAAACAACCCTCTCGGTACCAACTCGATCCTGCGACCGAAGATCTGCTCGACCGTGCGTGCCAGGCCGCTTCGCGCTCCGACATGTTACTCGGACTCGCCAGAGTCATGGCGATCAAGGACCCTGACCTCTATCACCACGGAACCAGGACCGCCCGTTACGCGGTCCTCCTTGGACGTGCGGCCGGATTTTCCCCGGACGACTTGATCGACCTGTGGTACGCAGCGGTGCTCCACGATCTCGGCAAGCTGGCCATGCCAGACGAGATTCTCTACAAGCGCGGTCCTCTCACGATGGATGAATATGCCGTGGTCCAATCGCACCCGAGGGCCGGCGCCGAGCTGCTGGAGCCGTTCGGTTTTCTCCAGACCGCAGCCATTTGGATCGCGCACCATCACGAACGGTGGGACGGAGCCGGCTATCCGTACGGGCTGCGTGGCCCACTCATCCCTCTTGGTTCGCGCGTGCTCGCCGTAGCCGACACCTTCGACGCCCTCACGTCGGACCGGCCGTACAGTCCGGCGCGGGACCACGAGTCGGCTCTGCGCCTGCTCCGGTTGGTCGCCGGCTCGCAATTGGAGCCCGATCTCGTTGAGACCTTCGTCCGGCTCGAGCTCCAGCCTGTGACCAGCGTACCTCTCACTCTCGCTAACGGGCTTGGATAG
- the exbB gene encoding TonB-system energizer ExbB gives MEALKETVDYGVIGLLLALSVWSVAVAVERWLFYRRVDASQFPNLQVFELALTKRLVIIGTVAANAPYIGLLGTVLGIMLTFHTMGTSGQMAVSTIMIGLSLALKATAVGLLVAIPCVVLNNVLRRRVAELITLYKVRHGA, from the coding sequence ATGGAGGCCTTGAAAGAAACCGTCGATTACGGAGTGATCGGGCTGTTGCTCGCCCTCAGCGTCTGGTCGGTCGCGGTCGCCGTCGAGCGGTGGCTCTTCTACCGCCGCGTGGACGCCTCCCAGTTCCCCAACCTGCAGGTCTTCGAACTGGCCCTGACCAAGCGCCTCGTGATCATCGGCACGGTCGCGGCGAACGCCCCCTACATCGGCCTGCTGGGCACCGTGCTCGGCATCATGCTCACCTTCCACACCATGGGCACCTCCGGGCAAATGGCGGTCAGCACGATCATGATCGGGCTGAGCCTGGCCTTGAAGGCCACGGCGGTGGGCCTGCTCGTGGCCATTCCCTGCGTGGTCCTGAACAACGTGCTCCGGCGACGGGTGGCCGAGCTGATCACGCTCTACAAGGTTCGGCATGGAGCGTGA
- a CDS encoding transcriptional repressor, protein MNRQLKEMTVLREHLGKHQLKLTRQREQILNVFLRNEHITAEQMYRLLAKKDPHIGLATIYRTLNLFCEAGLAQARHFGTQTQYDNVSHKGHHDHLICTGCGKIVEFENCDIEQLQEEVAKRNGFTIQTHKLELYGLCSGCRH, encoded by the coding sequence ATGAACAGACAACTCAAGGAGATGACGGTCCTGAGGGAACACCTGGGCAAGCACCAGCTCAAGCTGACGCGTCAGCGGGAGCAGATCCTCAACGTGTTCCTGAGGAACGAGCACATCACGGCCGAGCAGATGTACCGACTCCTGGCGAAGAAGGATCCGCACATCGGGCTGGCGACCATCTATCGGACGCTGAACCTCTTCTGCGAAGCGGGCCTGGCCCAGGCCCGCCATTTCGGTACCCAGACCCAGTACGACAACGTCTCGCACAAGGGACACCATGACCATTTGATCTGCACGGGCTGCGGAAAGATCGTGGAGTTCGAGAACTGCGACATCGAGCAACTGCAGGAAGAAGTCGCCAAACGCAACGGGTTCACGATTCAGACCCACAAGCTCGAGCTGTACGGCCTCTGCTCCGGCTGCCGGCACTGA
- a CDS encoding extracellular solute-binding protein, translated as MNQFHFHRILSSSSGRLLAVLLALWTLTAAVEAGAADRLVVYSGRAERLIKPVLDAFQAKTGIQVDLLSSGATELVNRLQAEGDRTQADLLITNDAGSLERARELGLLLPLDLKEVERGVPAPFRAVDNSWIGLSGRFWILVYNRRQVKPGEITSILELGDPNWKGKVAIPNAGSEYLQAGVSVIKAVYGDERTERFLQGLKANAGTSVFGKSSQIVEAVAKGEAAVGLVNHYYVYRHLAAHPDAPIALLMLDQQDGGMGAIMNVAGVGVAKHSRHRAAAKRLVEFLASQDGQKLFADLNKEYPLHPDVAADPALPKRDSFRAAAVPLAKLGELREPAMNLIERAGLR; from the coding sequence ATGAATCAATTTCATTTTCATCGAATTCTCTCCTCTTCTTCCGGCCGGCTGCTGGCGGTTCTGCTGGCTCTTTGGACCTTGACCGCGGCCGTGGAAGCCGGGGCCGCCGACCGACTGGTCGTCTACTCCGGCCGCGCGGAGCGCCTGATCAAGCCGGTCCTGGACGCGTTCCAAGCCAAGACCGGCATCCAGGTGGACCTGCTCTCCTCCGGGGCCACGGAGCTCGTCAACCGGCTCCAAGCCGAGGGGGACCGGACCCAGGCCGATCTGCTGATCACCAACGACGCGGGCAGCCTGGAGCGGGCCCGCGAACTGGGCCTGCTCCTGCCGCTCGACCTCAAGGAAGTTGAGCGGGGCGTCCCGGCGCCCTTCCGGGCGGTGGACAACAGTTGGATCGGCCTCTCGGGCCGGTTCTGGATCCTGGTCTACAACCGGCGGCAGGTCAAGCCGGGCGAGATCACCTCGATCCTCGAGCTGGGAGATCCCAACTGGAAGGGCAAGGTCGCGATCCCCAACGCCGGCAGCGAATATCTGCAGGCTGGCGTGTCGGTCATCAAGGCCGTGTACGGGGACGAGCGGACGGAGCGGTTCCTCCAGGGGCTCAAGGCCAACGCCGGCACCTCCGTCTTCGGCAAGAGCTCCCAGATCGTGGAAGCCGTGGCCAAGGGCGAGGCGGCGGTCGGGCTGGTCAACCACTACTACGTCTATCGCCATCTGGCGGCCCATCCGGACGCGCCGATCGCGCTGCTCATGCTGGACCAGCAGGACGGCGGCATGGGCGCCATCATGAACGTCGCGGGCGTCGGCGTGGCCAAGCATTCGCGCCACCGCGCTGCCGCCAAGCGGCTCGTGGAATTCCTGGCCTCGCAGGACGGGCAGAAGCTCTTCGCGGACCTCAACAAGGAGTATCCCCTCCACCCCGACGTCGCCGCCGATCCCGCCCTGCCCAAACGGGACAGTTTCCGCGCCGCGGCCGTGCCCTTGGCGAAGCTCGGCGAACTGCGGGAGCCGGCCATGAACCTGATCGAGCGGGCTGGCTTGCGATAA